In Thermodesulfovibrionales bacterium, a single genomic region encodes these proteins:
- a CDS encoding c-type cytochrome, whose product MKRIVVSVLVSLVLCSFTVAGISAKEPSKSRGEELFMKHCSKCHPNGSNVVIVTKTLNPKDREANKIKTEEDIIKLMRNPGPGMVKFGENVISEKDAKAIAAYIMKTFK is encoded by the coding sequence ATGAAAAGGATTGTCGTGTCTGTTCTTGTCTCCCTGGTTCTCTGTTCTTTTACCGTTGCGGGAATTTCAGCAAAGGAGCCTTCAAAAAGCCGAGGGGAAGAGTTGTTCATGAAACACTGCAGTAAGTGCCATCCCAACGGAAGCAACGTAGTCATCGTCACGAAGACACTCAACCCTAAGGACCGCGAGGCGAATAAGATTAAGACTGAAGAAGACATCATTAAGCTGATGAGAAATCCGGGGCCAGGCATGGTGAAGTTCGGCGAGAACGTCATCTCTGAAAAGGACGCGAAGGCGATTGCTGCCTATATCATGAAGACCTTTAAATAG